GCAAGGGCGCCTTCCTCTATTCGTCCCGCAAGCCACTGGACGAAAGCCGCTGCCCGAGTGTCCTCCGAACGGGCATTCAGACCGAGTACATGACTGACAACTCTTTTGATCCACTGTAGAGATTGCTTGGACGCAAACGCATCGCCCGGAATGCTGTTCAGGAGGCATTCGAGGTGGTCGACGGTCCAGTCGTCGAGTGTTCCTGCCAATTGAGGTGCTGCGTCATCAATGAACAGCACATGGCCCGCGTGTTCCCGGCAAGATGCCAAGAAGCGCATGCGAACGGTCTTCGGTGCCTGACCCCAATTGGGGATTGACAGGACCGGGCAGGCATCAGCGGGCGTCGCTCTCCATCGAACCCCGTTCGTCGCTACGACTGGGAGCAGCCAATGCCGTCGCGTGACGAAGTGCTTCCGATCGTCGAGTATGTCCGAGCGCACAACTGAGTCCAGTAACCTTCGAGCCGCCCGGTCGTCGACGCCGTCAACCGCTTTGGCGAGTGCAAGTGGCAGCAGAGGAAGCAACAGGTCCTCACATAACGTGCGATTCCAACGGTGGCGCATATCGCCATCCCTTGTGGCATCGCCGTGTTCGTCGGCGACTCCGGGGATGGACTTGCGATTCTGGGATGGCCAGAAGTAGCCGTGCAGGATGATCTCCCACGCAGGCGATGGACCGTCGCTTTCGACGATCGCACTGGAATTGGGCGCGGGATCGTCGTCTAGCGGGAGGAACCCGGCCCAGCGAAGCCGGACGCCCAATTGGTCGGCGTCGCAGTCAACGGGCCGGAGCACCGTCACTGCGGCGTGAGCGAGCGCTTTCCGAGGCACCGTGGCATACTGACCGTTCCTCCAGTCAGGATATTGCGGCCAATCGGGCTCCGATCGGAGGTCGCGTAAGCTCCTGCCATCAAGAGATTCGATTCCGACCACGGACCACTTCGACGATTGCGACGCAATTGTGCCCTCAAAGGGACGCTCGGGACACTGACGATTTTCATTCTGATACCTTCCCAACCATCCCACGGTCTGGCGAGCGACGCGCATCAGCATCACTCTGTCGCTCAGGTCCTCAGGCCTCGCTACACGTTGCGCATCGATGGTCTGAAGATGTCCGCACTGCGCCAACAGGAGCGCCGCGGGCGTTGAGGAGCCAAACCACGAGCATAGCTCTTGAGACCCTGGGCAATGATCACCCAGCCCGTATCGGAGACCATCGGCTCCCCGATCCAGATGCTCGTTGCGTCGCAACGGAACCCACAACATCAGGCCGTCTTCCGTTTCCCGAAGCAGTTCCCTCATGGCGACCCGAAGTCGCTCGACGTCTCTTTCTCCAACTGCGTCCCAATCGGGATGAAGGGGATCCCTAGATCCGCTGTTTCCGGTGCCGGCCCACGGGTTCAGAACTCCGCCTCGCCACACCGACTTCGCGGCACCGATATAGAGAAACGCCTCGCAGATGTGGAAGACGCTCTTGAGCCCAATCCCGAACGTACCGATTTTGGCGACATCGTCCTCCTTTGATCCGCCGATGGCCTTGTGCAACGCCTCACGATCCTTGTCAGGAAACGGCCCGTCATTCGCCACCAACAGTGCGGGGCCGCGAAGCAAACTGTTTTCCGCATGGGGCCAGCCGCGCTCCAGCACCGTGAGCCTGAGCCGTCGCGCACAGGCATCGTCGGCATTCTGAACAAGTTCGCGGAACAGCGTGCGTCCATCCCCGGCATCCTTGTAGACATCCGCCAAGAGAGTCTGGATCGCCTTGACCTCGTCGAGCGGACTTCGGACGATACCGGCATTTCGCCGGACATCGACGTCGCGCGGGTGCTCTTTGTCGTTGCTATCGGTCATGTTCATGGGTCGGTCGCCCGGGCAGCGTTGGCCCTCTCCTCGATCAGGGCGCACCGTTGCATAAGGGTATCGAACGGCTCGTCCTCGTCGAGCAACATCCCGATGGCGAGCATGCTGGCGTAGTCTTCCGCAAGCGCCTCCTGAGCGGCACCAGAGGGAACGAGCCTGAGATTGCCCGAGACGGCGGCCTCGTAGTCGATCCTCCGGCCGCTGGAATCGTTCTCGCGGAAGAACATCGCTTTGTGGTGAGCAACCGACAGGGCGAGTTCGCGGTCGGCCACAGCCCGTGCCGCGATTCCAGTGTTGTCAAGGCGGACGAGGTCGTGCCAGTGCCTCGACCAGCGCTCACCCCGGACCCGTCCCTGAAGGCAGTAGACGTGCATCAAGGTCGCCTTTTCCCAGAAGGTGCGCTCAGGCAGCATGACGGCTGGCCGAGCTTTCGGAAACACTATGTCGGGAAGCCCCGCTGCTGCGTCGCACACGACCGTGTGGACGGAGTGAGGCTCGCCCGTCGAGCGCGCCCCGAAGTCCACTTGCACCTCTGGCCGCACGATGCCGCGTACCTCGAACAGCGGATTGTACCGAATGTAGAGCCGCTCGGCCTCCGCCCGTATCCGCGCCACGAACCCGGTGCGGGCGAGTTCTTCCTCGACCAGCGGTCCTGCCCGTTCACGGACCCATTCGGCGAGACGGGGACGGATCGCCCGGGTCCAGCGCCTCTCCTGACTGCGCGTCGGCGGCAGCGCCTCGTCGCCGACACCGGCGACCAGATCCGAGGCGAAACTACGGATGTCGTAAGTGATGTCGATGTCTTCGGAGAACCGCCGAATCGCCCCCCACGCCTTGGTCAGCGATGTGCCGCCTTTGAAAACCAGATGTCGTCCGAACGGAGCTTTGAACAAGACGTTCAGGGTCGCAACAACCCAGATATCCTTCTCGAGAAGGAAGGCAGGGTGTGGGCTTTCGGCTTGGGCCTTCCGCAGGGCGAAGCGGCGCTCTTCGACTGAGAGATGCTGAAACCGAATCTCACCCATGCGCGAGACGTGTACTCAGCGGCTCCGCCATCCACCGGGGCATGACGGCTCGCGCGGCTGCAAGCTCGTCGATATCTTCCTGAGTGAGCTTGGGCAGAACAACGTCGAGGCCACTTTCGACCTCATGGGGACCAAGCCATGCCAACGCGCGGATGACTACTCCCGCCATCCGACGCGGGGCCGCCAACTGCCAGCGCGGCGCGTGGCGTAGCTCCACGGGGTGCTTGCCGAAGAGCAATCGCCGACTGCGGCCGGAAGTGAGATAGACCGAGCGGACCGAATTCTGGGTCGTCAGGCCAAGCCAGTTGGCCGCGCCGCCTCCATTCGGAACGATGGTCTCGCCCCAGAGTTCCGAAAGCGACTGGAGCGCCTTGTCAACGCTCGGTGCACAGCGCCCGAACCGGGTTTCGATCGGGCGCATGTAGATGCCTTGGCAGATCCGCAAGAGGCGCCGGGAGCGAGCCAAGCGCGACAGAGCCTGGTTCACCGCCCCGCGCCTGC
This sequence is a window from Acidobacteriota bacterium. Protein-coding genes within it:
- a CDS encoding DUF6088 family protein yields the protein MKSVAERIMEYAEASPEATPICPGALLHLGRRGAVNQALSRLARSRRLLRICQGIYMRPIETRFGRCAPSVDKALQSLSELWGETIVPNGGGAANWLGLTTQNSVRSVYLTSGRSRRLLFGKHPVELRHAPRWQLAAPRRMAGVVIRALAWLGPHEVESGLDVVLPKLTQEDIDELAAARAVMPRWMAEPLSTRLAHG
- a CDS encoding nucleotidyl transferase AbiEii/AbiGii toxin family protein, encoding MGEIRFQHLSVEERRFALRKAQAESPHPAFLLEKDIWVVATLNVLFKAPFGRHLVFKGGTSLTKAWGAIRRFSEDIDITYDIRSFASDLVAGVGDEALPPTRSQERRWTRAIRPRLAEWVRERAGPLVEEELARTGFVARIRAEAERLYIRYNPLFEVRGIVRPEVQVDFGARSTGEPHSVHTVVCDAAAGLPDIVFPKARPAVMLPERTFWEKATLMHVYCLQGRVRGERWSRHWHDLVRLDNTGIAARAVADRELALSVAHHKAMFFRENDSSGRRIDYEAAVSGNLRLVPSGAAQEALAEDYASMLAIGMLLDEDEPFDTLMQRCALIEERANAARATDP